TGGCCACGCTGGTAAAGCTCAACGAGGTGATCCACGCGGCAAAGTGCACAGCCAGAAAGAATCCGGCCAAAGCCGAAGCTTTGAAACGACTGCGATTAATAGCACCGGAGCGCGCGCCGCTCAAGACGAAATAGACGGCTGAAGCCACGGCAACGCGATAGAAAGCAATAGTCAGCGCCGGCGCTTGGCAGAGCCTGGTCAGGATCGAGGATGAAGAGATGGCGAGCAATCCGAACCCGAGAACTGCCGCCGACTGGCGTTGCAGCGCGTTCACCCCTCCTCCCGGCGCGGAAGATCGAACCATTCCAGATCGTTCGGCAGAAAACTCGGCGCAAATTCTTCCCGCGCCTCCTGCAAAAGCGCTCCCTCCTCTTCTCCGTGGACGCGGATGCTGAGATGCCACAAAAAGAGCCTGCGGGCACCGGCTGCGCGCGCCAGGCACGCCGCCTGTCGCGAGGTCGAGTGAAAGCTCGCAACGGCCCGCTCGGCATAGCGGTCGGAAAACGTGGCGTCGTGAATGAGCGCGTCGCAATTCTGGGCCAGCTCCATACCGGCCTCGCAAGGCAGGGTATCGGTGCAATAGGCAATGACTCTCCCCGGTGTCGACGGGCCGACGACCTCCTCCGGCCGAATCAAGCGTCCGTCGATATTTACAGG
This genomic stretch from candidate division KSB1 bacterium harbors:
- a CDS encoding EamA/RhaT family transporter codes for the protein MNALQRQSAAVLGFGLLAISSSSILTRLCQAPALTIAFYRVAVASAVYFVLSGARSGAINRSRFKASALAGFFLAVHFAAWITSLSFTSVA